A region from the Diorhabda sublineata isolate icDioSubl1.1 chromosome X, icDioSubl1.1, whole genome shotgun sequence genome encodes:
- the LOC130450839 gene encoding BLOC-1-related complex subunit 8 homolog has protein sequence MSFNSDSDLETKVRKSTERISENMHIVANEPSLAFYRLQEHVRKALNPMVERRVDVNKLHVELQGRCYDVEYAVGALKSMDKSEDSFKNIQDNLKNAIFLKQQLKYEESRKKKSDTNSVYKRLSAHITLDLPELPELSDVVRETASRVEHIMSKATHN, from the exons ATGTCTTTTAATTCTGACTCAGATTTAGAGACAAAAGTTCGGAAat CAACTGAaagaatttctgaaaatatgCACATAGTTGCAAATGAACCATCACTAGCGTTCTATAGGCTACAAGAACATGTTAGAAAAGCGTTAAATCCCATGGTAGAACGTAGAGTAGATGTAAACAAATTACACGTGGAATTGCAAGGAAGGTGTTATGATGTAGAATATGCAGTTGG AGCCCTAAAGAGTATGGATAAATCTGAagatagttttaaaaatattcaagataatttaaaaaatgcaatattTCTTAAACAACAACTCAAGTATGAAGAATCTAGGAAaaaaaaatctgatacaaattcAGTGTATAAGAGATTATCAGCGCATATAACTCTAGATCTTCCAGAACTACCAGAACTCTCCGATGTTGTTCGTGAAACAGCTAGTCGTGTAGAACATATCATGTCAAAAGCAACTCATAATTGA